Proteins encoded in a region of the Trypanosoma brucei gambiense DAL972 chromosome 11, complete sequence genome:
- a CDS encoding T. brucei spp.-specific protein, translated as MGKRDLEKERQIELAAIWGAEVDGENRFPRRRGLSGKKSTGASCLPVGVSVEDVDEVPSDLGSETRSEECNNAKSDIKKKKAGKDRKTNSTYRLHCFVGPGTERNDVRTVFEAYEPKVELRTSQQGNLLNKTHFAVLTFRNKAMALHAVKVLDGTNQYDRLGVRKLKLGLMLSRKEHSKIRQKLRKRMREDHERRLAEEVSEEAEFVKKFIESYVPSAG; from the coding sequence ATGGGGAAGCGTGATTTGGAGAAGGAGCGACAAATTGAGCTTGCGGCCATTTGGGGTGCTGAGGTCGACGGAGAGAACCGGTTCCCGCGACGGCGTGGATTATCGGGAAAAAAGTCTACTGGTGCATCGTGTCTGCCGGTTGGTGTTTCCGTCGAGGATGTCGATGAGGTTCCCTCTGACTTAGGGAGCGAAACCCGCAGTGAGGAGTGCAACAACGCCAAGAGCgatataaagaagaaaaaagctgGAAAGGACCGAAAGACAAACAGTACGTATCGGTTGCACTGCTTTGTTGGACCTGGAACTGAACGAAACGATGTTCGCACCGTTTTTGAGGCTTATGAGCCGAAAGTGGAATTGAGGACATCTCAGCAGGGTAATTTACTGAACAAGACACATTTTGCGGTGCTGACTTTTCGTAACAAGGCGATGGCGCTGCACGCCGTGAAGGTGCTGGACGGCACCAACCAGTACGATCGTTTAGGGGTGCGCAAGCTTAAACTTGGCTTAATGCTGTCGAGGAAGGAGCATTCAAAGATCCGTCAAAAACTTCGGAAGCGCATGCGTGAAGACCACGAGCGTCGCCTGGCGGAAGAGGTTAGTGAAGAAGCAGAGTTCGTCAAGAAATTCATCGAGTCATACGTTCCGTCGGCGGGATAA
- a CDS encoding seryl-tRNA synthetase, putative, translated as MVLDIQLFRDETGANIIRESQRRRFADPDIVDAIIEADKKWRRTQFLTEASKKLINICSKAVGAKKKAKEADGDTSEIPPQVKEAYENGTLKGEQVEQLCVLQLKQLSKDLSDQVAGLAKEAQQLEEERDKLMLNVGNILHESVPIAQDEETGNTVVRTFGNTTKRAKLNHVSIMERLGMMDTSKAVTSMAGGRSYVLKGGLVQLQVALVSYSLDFLVKRGYTPFYPPFFLNRDVMGEVAQLSQFDEELYQVSGDGDKKYLIATSEMPIAAYHRGRWFTELKEPLKYAGMSTCFRKEAGAHGRDTLGIFRVHQFDKIEQFVVCSPRQEESWRHLEDMITTSEEFNKSLGLPYRVVNICSGALNNAAAKKYDLEAWFPASGAFRELVSCSNCTDYQSQSVNCRYGPNLRGTAAQNVKEYCHMLNGTLCAITRTMCCICENYQTEEGVVIPDVLRPYMMGIEMIRFENNAQAEGTTPDKGE; from the coding sequence ATGGTGCTTGATATACAGCTGTTTCGAGACGAGACGGGTGCAAATATCATACGCGAGTCGCAGCGCCGCCGTTTTGCCGATCCTGACATTGTTGACGCTATCATAGAGGCGGACAAAAAATGGCGCCGCACCCAGTTCCTCACTGAGGCCAGTAAGAAGCTGATCAACATCTGCAGCAAAGCTGTgggagcaaaaaagaaagcaaaggaagccGATGGTGATACGTCTGAGATCCCACCGCAAGTGAAGGAGGCGTATGAAAATGGGACGCTGAAGGGGGAACAGGTCGAGCAGCTTTGCGTCCTGCAGCTGAAACAGTTGTCGAAGGACCTGTCGGATCAGGTGGCTGGCCTCGCAAAAGAAGCACAACAGctggaagaggagcgggACAAACTCATGCTTAACGTGGGTAACATTTTGCATGAGTCAGTGCCAATAGCACAGGATGAAGAAACTGGTAACACTGTGGTGCGCACCTTCGGGAATACGACGAAGCGGGCAAAGCTTAATCATGTGTCAATTATGGAGCGACTTGGTATGATGGACACCTCAAAGGCAGTTACCTCAATGGCAGGTGGCCGTTCTTACGTGTTGAAGGGCGGACTCGTTCAGCTGCAGGTGGCTCTCGTATCGTACAGTCTTGATTTTCTTGTCAAGCGGGGCTACACACCATTCtatcctccctttttcttgaaCAGGGACGTCATGGGCGAGGTGGCGCAGCTTTCCCAATTTGACGAGGAGCTATACCAGGTATCTGGGGACGGAGACAAAAAGTATTTGATCGCCACCAGCGAGATGCCAATCGCCGCGTACCACCGGGGGAGGTGGTTCACGGAGCTTAAGGAACCCTTGAAATACGCCGGAATGTCCACGTGTTTCCGAAAGGAAGCTGGCGCTCATGGACGTGACACTCTCGGTATTTTCCGAGTGCACCAATTTGATAAAATAGAGCAGTTTGTCGTGTGCTCACCTCGGCAGGAGGAGTCGTGGCGCCACTTAGAGGATATGATTACAACCTCTGAGGAATTTAACAAGAGCCTCGGTCTGCCATACCGTGTCGTTAACATTTGCTCCGGTGCTTTGAACAATGCCGCAGCAAAGAAGTACGATTTGGAGGCTTGGTTCCCTGCGTCTGGGGCGTTCCGTGAGCTAGTGTCATGTTCCAATTGCACCGACTACCAGTCACAAAGCGTGAATTGCCGTTATGGACCAAACCTGCGTGGTACAGCCGCTCAGAATGTGAAGGAGTACTGTCACATGCTGAATGGCACTCTGTGTGCTATTACACGCACCATGTGCTGTATTTGCGAGAACTATCAGACGGAGGAAGGTGTTGTTATACCCGATGTACTCCGCCCGTACATGATGGGAATTGAGATGATAAGGTTTGAGAACAACGCTCAGGCGGAGGGAACGACACCCGACAAGGGGGAGTGA
- a CDS encoding SNF2 DNA repair protein, putative, with translation MEQLLRRGQEYCFDCCSQRLFRISRFGCVFECRCPDGILNMQSVLRDYVAELNEGERFIEFVPVISGRISTHNCKIAQVEIDFTNRCVRLGFMNMTTSASLQIMKELPLSLSESTMIQEGCLRYSIDSLDLLLHELRMLSGESGNRLHVNEPSRGCREAISTVKENKAVHLPDLLPPKLMAALHRHQADGICKALSFGGRAMFADEMGVGKTLQAIGTLAALNAFPALIVCPAALRHMWADELEKWLMDVLNMDDIRVITSSSDFLSRSDEPKVVVTSFHMVSLLANHMKSRQWSSLVVDESHILHTSVDASCDAHYTTLLCELGRRTKYCLLLTGTPSLSTPFDLFNQVDTVCPGLLGSSRFEFALRYCRIEFSPYFRTFECTRSTELHSLLNATCMIRRLKSETLVDLPTKQRVILRIPTDAIRGQKNKSLFQKAYSDNWIESREKILDIVDLLLCKHGKIVLFAHHLNLLDCLTTYVNDKKVTWIRIDGGTPMNSRVELLSRFNDGDVSVALVGITACAVGVRLTGASCALFAELPPDIGWMQQAEDRLHRPGQKNHVILYYIISTGSFFDGAQFSRLSRCFQAVRRITDGVKLSLDASYLSGTAPVHNALLEEEATPSAGHPAPSFLDISGLSAPLLFRISHNTGRIHVVHEGKHLTSLSTPEAQQYWRHDGEFPRQLRDYLSHVDMLSPFERRRLRTAAAWLPSNFTWRPVRAPRKTVVRYAKSDILLGRVFFWKVVKRNFPERTYGALLVPLETHFLPVCLECDSTLVASEFISPGSVVRIDDDTRMFCSGACRGVFFIKRSSSAARRGVQEVDKGICSVCQVDCELLYSLAVAATSRSEREDILDRLHPQLRQHPVLFNRIVEHPTPGSIWNADHILAVSQGGGSSDLDNLQTLCVACHADKTVSEARVGYKAVSEKVPRTTVNLASLHFLSRGVRRVTSACPTV, from the coding sequence ATGGAGCAGCTACTTCGAAGGGGTCAGGAATATTGCTTTGATTGCTGTTCACAGAGATTATTCAGGATTTCCCGTTTTGGTTGCGTGTTCGAGTGCCGTTGCCCTGACGGAATTCTTAACATGCAATCTGTTCTTCGTGattacgttgcagagttgaATGAGGGGGAAAGGTTCATCGAATTTGTCCCCGTTATATCGGGTCGGATTTCCACACATAACTGCAAAATAGCGCAAGTGGAAATCGATTTTACCAACAGATGTGTTCGCTTAGGTTTCATGAATATGACTACCTCAGCTTCCCTTCAAATTATGAAAGAGCTGCCACTTAGTTTGAGCGAGTCGACAATGATACAAGAGGGCTGCCTTCGATACTCCATTGACTCACTGGATCTCCTTCTGCATGAGCTTAGGATGTTATCGGGTGAGAGCGGAAACCGTCTCCACGTCAATGAGCCTTCAAGAGGTTGCAGGGAAGCGATATCAACcgttaaagaaaacaaagctGTCCATTTACCGGATCTTCTGCCACCAAAACTTATGGCTGCGTTACACCGGCATCAGGCGGATGGGATTTGTAAAGCGTTGTCATTCGGTGGCCGGGCCATGTTTGCTGACGAAATGGGTGTTGGTAAAACCCTTCAAGCCATTGGAACCTTGGCCGCCTTGAACGCCTTTCCAGCACTTATTGTCTGCCCTGCCGCGTTGCGGCACATGTGGGCGGACGAGTTGGAGAAATGGCTCATGGATGTTCTGAACATGGACGATATTCGCGTTATTACTTCCTCGAGTGACTTCCTTTCCCGCAGTGATGAACCTAAGGTTGTTGTCACAAGTTTTCATATGGTTTCCTTGTTGGCCAACCACATGAAGAGTCGTCAATGGAGCTCCCTAGTCGTCGATGAAAGCCATATTCTCCATACTTCAGTTGACGCTTCCTGTGATGCACACTACACCACCCTGTTGTGTGAACTCGGAAGGCGAACAAAGTATTGTTTGCTTCTCACCGGGACTCCCTCGCTGTCGACCCCTTTTGACCTTTTCAACCAGGTTGATACGGTCTGTCCCGGTTTGCTTGGCTCTTCAAGGTTCGAATTTGCTTTGCGATACTGTCGTATTGAGTTCTCACCATATTTTAGGACATTTGAGTGTACGCGAAGTACCGAATTGCATTCATTGCTAAACGCAACCTGCATGATTCGTCGGCTTAAATCGGAAACATTAGTTGATTTGCCAACGAAACAACGAGTTATTTTGCGTATTCCAACTGATGCAATCAGGGGTCAGAAGAACAAGTCCCTCTTCCAAAAGGCTTATTCGGATAATTGGATTGAAAGTCGTGAAAAAATACTAGACATTGTTGACCTTTTGCTTTGTAAGCATGGAAAAATTGTGCTTTTTGCACATCATCTTAATCTTTTGGATTGCCTGACGACTTACGTAAACGATAAGAAGGTTACATGGATACGTATCGATGGAGGGACTCCCATGAACTCGAGAGTGGAACTGCTCTCACGTTTTAATGATGGGGACGTCTCTGTAGCGCTTGTCGGGATCACTGCTTGTGCGGTTGGAGTTCGGTTGACAGGTGCTTCCTGCGCGTTGTTTGCGGAACTTCCGCCCGACATCGGTTGGATGCAGCAAGCGGAAGATCGGCTTCACCGCCCTGGGCAGAAAAATCATGTCATTCTGTATTACATTATAAGTACGGGATCCTTCTTTGATGGGGCCCAGTTTTCGCGTCTATCTCGATGTTTTCAAGCAGTGAGGCGCATTACCGATGGTGTGAAGCTGTCGTTAGATGCAAGCTACCTAAGTGGCACTGCGCCTGTACATAATGCGTTACTAGAGGAAGAAGCCACTCCGTCTGCGGGACATCCAGCCCCCTCCTTTTTGGACATATCAGGGTTATCGGCACCCCTTCTCTTCCGTATCAGCCACAACACAGGTCGAATTCATGTGGTTCATGAAGGCAAGCATCTAACGAGTTTGTCGACTCCGGAGGCACAGCAGTACTGGCGGCATGATGGTGAGTTTCCAAGGCAGCTGAGGGATTACTTGAGCCATGTCGATATGTTATCTCCTTTTGAACGGCGGAGACTGCGGACGGCTGCCGCCTGGCTTCCATCTAACTTTACGTGGCGTCCGGTGAGAGCACCTCGGAAAACAGTTGTCCGTTACGCCAAGAGCGACATTCTCTTGGGCAGGGTGTTTTTCTGGAAGGTAGTGAAACGCAATTTCCCCGAGCGCACTTACGGGGCATTGCTAGTCCCTTTAGAAACTCATTTTCTGCCGGTGTGTTTGGAGTGCGACAGTACGCTGGTAGCTTCGGAGTTCATTTCACCAGGCAGCGTCGTGCGTATAGACGATGATACCCGGATGTTTTGTAGCGGTGCCTGCCGCGGGGTATTCTTTATCAAACGGTCCAGCTCTGCAGCCCGCAGGGGCGTTCAGGAGGTAGACAAAGGTATCTGTTCGGTTTGTCAGGTGGATTGTGAACTGCTTTATTCTTTAGCAGTCGCTGCGACTAGTCGAAGTGAACGGGAAGATATACTTGACAGGTTGCACCCCCAACTTCGACAGCACCCTGTGCTTTTTAACCGAATTGTTGAGCACCCTACTCCGGGGAGCATCTGGAATGCAGATCACATACTAGCCGTATCCCAAGGAGGGGGATCTTCTGATTTGGACAACCTACAGACACTTTGCGTTGCTTGCCACGCGGACAAAACGGTAAGCGAGGCCAGGGTTGGTTACAAGGCTGTCTCAGAAAAGGTTCCGCGCACCACGGTAAACTTGGCCAGCCTACACTTCCTTTCCCGAGGCGTGCGCCGCGTGACATCTGCGTGCCCCACCGTCTAG
- a CDS encoding protein kinase, putative: MHVDEGKFEGCLSFDLISEGQTEVTNVVPDEIEFLRANYDDIHIVEREGFHPVVLLTIDSSTQPTRRVVLEVSIVGGYPFVAPRVRILFPHQAAVGLDGVLSEAEIGQLQTDIRDAISPCLLAGAPCIMQIISVVQRVISTEDSHPQTQATVEIENAKAPAGAEESVLKRDVVKLSVLALHLLNKCCHLKDPESKEEANSNFQLLVNYLLNDARLIPKGLQKCVTWKYEYVKRIFSDAIQVCIDGSDPLMKWMWSHEEGTCTFRRVSAGRYRSEFIEQCLLGSGGFAPVYVCRKKVDGRLYAVKKIAIRKNEAEKALREVQSLAALSHKHIVRYYDAWIEPGCDDELLDYVLDGDEEVEDDCVDGDGSTTHSYDSNRRSTIGGSIRVGGASDYGEGGGETTNTTCYSCSSSAEDDDGEESNLLYDLQSPMHSHKEEEFSTLYIQMELCSKHSLRHLIDQCDKEEGSLLTAGNGDKVATKIFRQLLTVVSHFHRQGIVHRDLKPDNILFEMQSSVSSDDVGTIRVADFGLARTLHRSMKHSPSNVELNDVRPLDELEVGPSPTGNLGSVVYCAPEQERGESYDFSVDEYSLGMIALEMWLAVAGQGFRERFNIMTDISRGKPIPQWFYAWNPRMAEVIASLLERDPGKRRTSEEILNKADLPGDPADVVEALETIKRHGERFSGRVLHCVKQASVKQHCKPPPQVKDAVKALTHTVTLDLIQAVNIIGMLHGAMPLASVDPLVPLNTLLSEQDVSCLIDMNSNVWAFPNQPQLATAYHLTLLTNHHIGSFYHFHYRSRPYAVFTTPSSAPGIVDEMFLDPLLSFFHLLSVVELKSKLEIIVSHADWLAATHSRTVGSVESLDHLGDLCESIEPGKSIGPILDKVDSTLSDGNHIASSHDRLEALKTFTLRITEALQLFGKQVASNVRVCIDPRLKPAETSVDRSFIDYGVFFECRTHERGHAIAFCCGVENFTSKCGARNADVQAVCLSVDLFALGEVCEHVRFPQTDGLLLSGVAVRPQDVYSPGQKYSALTVSANLWLDNIRACFRIDQDVRGFRKAMKARGIQTLFQVGSQSASISLFHETKMNIQSVDITSREVCRVVRRHCSFERADDPVLYLKDSEKRVRAEEVKKLFAVIKRSLFHILVVDAEAKKVAECVRLYSGEVPFPAADGERSTTPELVEWLKNSMSTYGVLPIFSVPDKTVTFAVDQKLLRTASNVEQKQYKAANRGDNVRRKK; the protein is encoded by the coding sequence ATGCACGTAGACGAGGGAAAGTTTGAAGGATGTCTTTCGTTCGACTTGATTTCAGAGGGCCAAACCGAAGTAACCAATGTGGTACCCGATGAAATCGAGTTTCTAAGGGCGAACTATGATGACATTCACATTGTGGAGCGCGAAGGATTCCACCCAGTCGTCCTGCTTACCATTGATTCGTCAACGCAACCCACACGGCGTGTGGTGTTGGAAGTTAGCATCGTTGGTGGATACCCCTTCGTGGCACCGAGGGTCCGTATTCTCTTTCCCCACCAAGCAGCAGTAGGTCTTGATGGCGTACTAAGTGAGGCGGAGATTGGACAACTCCAAACGGACATCAGAGATGCCATAAGTCCTTGTCTTCTTGCCGGGGCTCCCTGCATTATGCAGATCATATCAGTTGTGCAGCGAGTGATATCTACTGAGGATAGCCACCCACAAACCCAAGCGACGGTGGAAATTGAAAATGCTAAGGCACCCGCGGGAGCGGAGGAAAGCGTGCTGAAACGTGACGTTGTTAAGCTCAGTGTACTGGCATTGCATTTACTTAACAAGTGTTGCCATTTGAAAGACCCTGAATCGAAGGAGGAAGCTAACAGTAATTTTCAGTTACTCGTAAACTACTTGCTGAACGATGCTAGACTCATTCCAAAAGGTTTGCAGAAATGCGTGACATGGAAGTATGAGTACGTCAAGCGAATCTTTAGCGATGCCATTCAGGTGTGCATCGATGGATCGGATCCTCTGATGAAGTGGATGTGGTCACATGAAGAGGGCACGTGCACGTTCCGGAGAGTGTCAGCGGGTCGGTACCGAAGCGAGTTTATTGAGCAGTGCCTTCTGGGATCTGGTGGGTTCGCTCCTGTATACGTCTGCCGGAAGAAGGTTGATGGTCGTCTGTATGCTGTGAAGAAAATAGCGATAAGGAAAAATGAGGCAGAGAAGGCCCTGCGCGAGGTTCAGAGTTTGGCCGCTCTCAGCCACAAACACATCGTCCGGTACTACGATGCATGGATCGAGCCGGGGTGCGACGATGAGTTGTTGGACTACGTTCTCGACGGCGATGAAGAGGTTGAGGACGATTGTGTCGATGGTGATGGATCTACCACTCACAGCTACGACTCAAACCGCCGTTCTACTATCGGTGGTAGCATTAGGGTCGGCGGCGCCTCCGACTATGGTGAGGGTGGCGGGGagacaacaaacacaacatgcTACTCCTGCTCTTCCTCtgcggaagatgatgatggtgaggagAGCAACCTGTTGTATGACTTACAGAGCCCAATGCACTCCcacaaggaggaggaatttTCTACACTTTACATTCAAATGGAATTGTGTTCCAAACATAGCCTGCGGCATCTGATCGATCAGTGCGACAAAGAGGAAGGTAGTTTGCTTACTGCAGGGAACGGGGACAAGGTGGCAACGAAAATATTTCGTCAGTTGCTGACGGTCGTGTCTCACTTTCACAGGCAAGGCATAGTCCACCGTGATCTTAAGCCGGACAACATCCTGTTCGAGATGCAGAGCTCCGTGAGCAGCGATGACGTTGGTACCATTCGCGTGGCAGATTTTGGGTTAGCGCGGACACTACACCGATCGATGAAGCATAGCCCAAGTAATGTGGAATTGAATGATGTGCGGCCACTGGATGAACTTGAAGTGGGTCCTTCTCCGACAGGCAACCTGGGATCCGTTGTTTACTGCGCACCGGAACAAGAGCGGGGTGAGAGTTATGACTTCAGTGTGGATGAATACAGCTTGGGTATGATAGCGCTTGAGATGTGGTTGGCTGTTGCCGGACAGGGATTCAGGGAAAGGTTCAACATAATGACGGATATTAGTCGTGGAAAACCGATTCCTCAATGGTTTTACGCCTGGAATCCGAGAATGGCTGAGGTGATTGCAAGTCTCCTGGAGCGGGATCCGGGAAAACGGAGAACGTCGGAGGAAATATTAAATAAGGCTGACCTTCCCGGCGATCCCGCAGACGTGGTTGAAGCTctagaaacaataaaaagacACGGTGAACGCTTTTCTGGTCGAGTACTCCACTGCGTGAAGCAGGCATCAGTGAAACAGCACTGCAAACCCCCACCGCAGGTAAAGGATGCCGTTAAGGCACTTACCCATACAGTTACACTTGATCTTATCCAAGCAGTGAATATTATAGGAATGCTTCATGGCGCTATGCCCTTGGCATCCGTTGACCCTTTGGTCCCCCTGAACACCCTCCTGAGCGAACAGGACGTATCGTGTCTGATCGACATGAACTCCAATGTGTGGGCGTTCCCTAACCAGCCGCAGCTTGCTACCGCATACCACCTCACTCTACTCACAAATCACCATATTGGATCTTTCTATCATTTTCATTACAGGTCCCGGCCGTATGCCGTATTCACCACTCCGTCGAGTGCCCCTGGAATAGTTGATGAAATGTTCCTTGATCCCCTGCTTTCGTTCTTCCACCTCCTGTCGGTGGTTGAATTGAAGTCCAAACTGGAGATTATTGTATCCCACGCTGATTGGCTAGCTGCGACTCATTCAAGAACAGTCGGTTCCGTTGAGTCGTTAGATCACTTGGGTGACCTATGTGAGTCCATTGAACCGGGAAAAAGCATTGGGCCCATTCTTGATAAAGTTGACAGCACTCTCTCTGATGGCAACCACATCGCCTCTTCGCATGACCGGTTGGAAGCATTGAAGACTTTTACCTTGAGGATAACGGAGGCCCTGCAGTTATTTGGGAAACAGGTGGCATCGAACGTTCGTGTTTGCATCGACCCAAGGCTGAAGCCCGCCGAAACGTCCGTTGATAGGTCGTTCATTGACTACGGGGTTTTCTTCGAGTGCCGTACGCATGAGAGGGGCCACGCCATCGCCTTTTGCTGCGGTGTTGAAAATTTTACAAGTAAATGTGGGGCCCGAAATGCCGACGTGCAAGCCGTCTGCTTGAGTGTTGATCTTTTCGCACTTGGTGAGGTGTGTGAACATGTTCGGTTCCCACAAACAGATGGACTGCTTCTCAGCGGCGTTGCGGTTCGGCCTCAGGACGTTTACTCGCCAGGTCAGAAGTATTCCGCTCTTACTGTCTCTGCAAATCTGTGGCTGGATAATATACGTGCATGTTTTCGCATCGACCAAGATGTACGCGGGTTCCGGAAGGCTATGAAGGCAAGGGGAATACAAACCCTTTTTCAAGTTGGAAGTCAGTCAGCGTCTATATCGTTGTTCCACGAGACAAAAATGAACATTCAGTCCGTGGATATTACCTCCCGGGAAGTCTGCAGGGTTGTGCGTAGGCATTGTAGCTTTGAACGCGCTGACGACCCCGTCCTCTACTTGAAGGACAGTGAAAAACGTGTTCGTGCcgaagaagtaaaaaaactTTTCGCGGTGATCAAACGGTCACTCTTTCACATATTGGTAGTGGATGCTGAAGCGAAGAAGGTAGCAGAGTGCGTTCGGCTGTATTCCGGGGAGGTGCCTTTCCCTGCAGCTGACGGGGAGCGCTCCACTACCCCCGAGTTGGTCGAGTGGCTCAAGAACAGTATGTCAACGTACGGCGTACTCCCCATATTTTCGGTTCCTGACAAGACGGTAACATTTGCTGTTGACCAAAAGCTATTGAGGACTGCTTCGAATGTGGAGCAGAAACAATACAAGGCGGCCAACCGGGGGGACAACGTACGGAGAAAGAAGTAA
- a CDS encoding cyclin-dependent protein kinase, putative: MEQQGDSEAKEHGELTRNGITDNAYDNSVGAFNRTILDRYAHWMTQLDQGACGLRIWKAEELWKRYERVIRVGRGSFGSVFIVYDTERKAYLTVKCMELLGKPGPALRSLSQPTLREVILLSQIDHPNVVRLIDYYLTSDGMLHMCMPIVSHDLVSLIRIWKMRGPRGESSLGRMPLPTVKCVFRQLLRGLEYLHRRNIIHRDLKPSNVMLDDNGVVKIVDFGWARFVPRRWQGRLTGPPCVVTYRPPEILLGGQCSFKYDSSIDIWSAGCILYEMLTGGKAFSNARNEQQALAAITDMLGSPSSRSEVYYGAAGGSRLRPSKRQPRNFEERCRMVNMSNESIDFLGEMLQLEPNSRKSASQLLGHSWFSTSPLPCEPEEVSLPGSNTYRLLERKRTR; the protein is encoded by the coding sequence ATGGAGCAGCAGGGAGATAGTGAAGCAAAGGAACATGGCGAGCTTACAAGGAACGGTATCACAGACAATGCGTACGATAACAGTGTCGGAGCATTTAACCGCACTATACTAGATCGCTACGCGCATTGGATGACGCAACTAGACCAAGGAGCATGCGGTTTGCGTATCTGGAAGGCGGAAGAACTGTGGAAACGCTACGAGCGGGTGATTAGGGTCGGACGGGGATCATTTGGCAGCGTGTTCATTGTGTACGACACGGAGAGGAAAGCGTATCTAACGGTAAAATGCATGGAGTTGCTAGGTAAACCGGGGCCGGCATTGAGAAGCTTGTCACAGCCCACCCTTCGCGAAGTAATTCTACTCAGTCAAATCGACCACCCAAATGTTGTCCGTCTTATCGACTACTATTTGACGTCAGATGGGATGCTTCACATGTGCATGCCCATCGTTTCCCATGATCTAGTATCCCTTATCCGCATATGGAAGATGAGGGGGCCTCGGGGCGAGTCCAGCCTGGGTCGCATGCCCTTACCAACGGTTAAATGCGTCTTTCGCCAGCTGCTCCGTGGTTTGGAGTACCTGCATAGGCGGAACATTATTCACCGCGATTTGAAACCTAGTAACGTTATGCTAGATGACAACGGGGTAGTGAAGATTGTTGATTTTGGTTGGGCGCGGTTCGTGCCGCGTAGGTGGCAAGGACGTTTGACGGGTCCACCGTGCGTGGTCACGTATCGACCTCCGGAAATTCTTCTAGGGGGTCAATGCTCGTTTAAATATGACTCATCGATTGATATATGGTCAGCGGGCTGTATTTTGTATGAGATGTTGACCGGAGGCAAGGCTTTTAGCAACGCTAGAAATGAACAGCAAGCGCTGGCGGCCATCACTGACATGCTTGGCTCACCGTCAAGTAGAAGCGAAGTGTACTATGGTGCAGCTGGTGGTTCACGGTTACGGCCGTCGAAGAGGCAACCCAGGAACTTTGAGGAACGGTGTAGGATGGTGAACATGAGTAATGAGAGTATAGACTTCTTGGGAGAGATGCTGCAGCTTGAGCCCAACTCGAGGAAAAGCGCTTCCCAGCTTTTGGGACACTCATGGTTTTCCACATCGCCGCTACCGTGTGAGCCGGAGGAAGTGTCACTCCCTGGAAGCAATACGTATCGCCTTTTGGAACGGAAACGCACTCGTTAG
- a CDS encoding NGG1 interacting factor 3-like, putative, which produces MTSLISRVARVMEEIAPLHLADRSWDNVGVLVESPMSNNSGVVVLTIDLTPEVMEECLRHNAEVIIAYHPPIFTPFKRLTLTDPKQKIILQTIRHGASIYSPHTSLDAVSGGINDWLASIVDARGRCYPIRPCEIYMQDKNCGNVDATVGIGRIVSLSGPKEIHTLVQDIKQGLGLPTVRVSLPSCWTRNTPVERVAICAGSGGSVFSGLKEHVDVLLAGEMGHHEVLAANAKGQAVILCEHSNTERGYLSSELLPKLKKAMGEEVSVITSTVDKDPLVVW; this is translated from the coding sequence atgactTCTCTTATCAGTCGAGTAGCAAGGGTAATGGAGGAGATCGCCCCACTTCACCTTGCTGATAGATCTTGGGATAACGTTGGTGTTCTGGTGGAGTCTCCCATGAGCAACAACTCAGGCGTTGTTGTGCTGACGATCGATCTCACCCCTGAGGTGATGGAAGAGTGTTTGCGCCACAATGCTGAGGTTATCATCGCCTACCACCCGCCCATCTTCACACCGTTTAAACGGCTGACACTGACAGATCCCAAGCAGAAAATAATACTGCAGACCATACGCCATGGAGCCTCCATTTACTCCCCCCACACTTCATTGGATGCGGTTTCAGGAGGTATAAATGATTGGCTCGCCTCCATTGTCGATGCTAGGGGAAGATGTTACCCCATTCGGCCTTGCGAAATTTATATGCAAGACAAAAATTGCGGTAATGTTGATGCGACGGTCGGAATCGGTCGTATCGTATCATTAAGCGGACCCAAAGAGATACATACGTTGGTGCAGGACATTAAACAGGGGTTAGGCCTTCCAACTGTGCGGGTTTCGCTGCCAAGTTGTTGGACCCGAAACACACCTGTGGAGCGGGTGGCCATTTGTGCAGGAAGTGGTGGTAGCGTCTTCAGTGGGTTGAAGGAACACGTAGACGTGCTTCTCGCCGGGGAAATGGGCCATCACGAAGTCCTCGCGGCCAACGCCAAGGGACAGGCGGTGATATTATGTGAACACAGTAACACGGAACGTGGGTACCTGAGTAGTGAGCTGTTACCAAAATTAAAGAAAGCTATGGGTGAAGAGGTGAGCGTCATCACCTCTACCGTTGACAAGGATCCACTTGTTGTTTGGTGA